DNA sequence from the Amycolatopsis sp. Hca4 genome:
GTTCGACGCCGTGATCACTGCCCGGCCGCGGCCGCCGCGGAAGCTGTCGAGGACGTTCGCGTCACCCGACGCCCGGACCGCGACGCCCTGGCTGAACGCCCCGCCGTAACAACAGTCCAGCAGCAGGACGATGCTGCGCGAGCGGCTCTGCCGGATGCACTGCTGCACGAACTGCGCGGACACCGCCGTCGACCGGAGGCGGTCCGGGCGCGTGTTGCGGGCGGCGAAGTACAGCCCGCCCGCGTCGTCCTTCAGGCCGTGGCAGGAAAAGTGCATCAGGAGGACGTCGTCGGGCTTGCCCTCCAGGCACAGGTCCTCGATCTCCGCCTGCACCACGTGCGCGGTCTCGTTGCGGACGACGCCGACCTCGAAGTCGCTGATCGCCCGGTCGCCGAGCACCGCGGCCAGGGCGTCGGCGTCCGCCGCGGGAGAGCCCAGCCGCTGCAGTCCCGCGTTGTCGTACTCGCCGTTGGCGACGATCAGCGCCCGCCTCCGCCCGGCCATACCGGTAGGAAACGCCCATCGCGGGCACTACGGCAAGCAGCCGAACGGGCACACCTATTCAGCGGCGGACCGGAAAATCGTTTCCTGCTTCTCCAGGCAGACAACCGCGTCGAACGCCGACGCGACGTCGACCGGCACAGCCGTGTGCGCGTGCCGGATGCCCGACGCCGCCGGGTGCTCGGCCACGCACGGCGCCCGCGACGCCAGCACTGCCTCGACACTGCCTTCGGCCGGTTCCCCGAGCGCCTGCTCGAACATCCGGAACCCCAGCGGGTACGCCGGGTCGGGCGCCAGCCCGGTCGTCGTCCCCGAAACGGCGGTGAGCGCCAAGGCGAAGTAACGGTCGCCCAGCTCGGCCGCCAGGTGCGTGCCCGCGGACGGCGCCGTCATGCCCGGCATCGGCGAGAACGGCACCCGCTGGAGGTGTCCGTTGTGGAGCATCAGCACGATCTTCTCGCCCGGGAACCGCCGCCGCAGCAGGCGCACGGTGGCCGCCATGTAGGTGTCCCGCGACGAACTCTGCGGCTCGGGCGCGCGGCCGGCCATCAGCGCGTCCAGCTCCCGCAGATACAGGTCGACGCGCAATGCGCCTTCCGCGTCGTGCGCGGCTTCGGGCGCCAGCGAGTCGACGTGTCCTTTGAGGACAGTCAACGCGGCCGTGGCCGCATCCCGCGCCGCGACACCCAGCTCCCGGTACCGGCCCGGCGCGACCGCACTGCTGACCGACGCGTACGGCTCGCACGCCGCCAACGCGGTGTCCACAAGGGACACGTTCGCGGGATCCACCCGCGACAGGACTTCACGGACCGCCCGCAACGCGGGCACCGGCGAACCGGCCGAGCTCGGCACGTCGAGCCCGGAGAACCGGACACCGCGGCCGCGCAGCCAGGTCAGCATCTCGTGCACCTCGGCCGAGTCGCCGAGACCGAACGTGAAACCGTCCCGCGCGACGTCCGCGACCTCGCCCGGACCACCCTGGAGCCACGCGTCGACCAGACGCCCCTCCGCGAAGCCGCTCTCGAACCCGAGCACGGTGAACCCGCGCTCGGTCACCAGGTGGCGCAGGAGGCGGTCGCGCAGCACGCCGAACTCGCGGATGTGGTGGTTGTTCTCGCCGATGGCGACGACTTCGGCGTCGCCGGCCAGCTCGGCGATCTCGGCAACGTCGACGGTTCCTGTCATACTGGAGACACTAACGCAACAGGAGTAGCAGTTGGCAACCGAGATTTCCGGGACCAGGCGCCCCGGCGGCCGCACCGAGCGGACCCGCCTCGCCGCGTTGAACGCCACCCTCGAGCTGCTCGGCGA
Encoded proteins:
- a CDS encoding erythromycin esterase family protein translates to MTGTVDVAEIAELAGDAEVVAIGENNHHIREFGVLRDRLLRHLVTERGFTVLGFESGFAEGRLVDAWLQGGPGEVADVARDGFTFGLGDSAEVHEMLTWLRGRGVRFSGLDVPSSAGSPVPALRAVREVLSRVDPANVSLVDTALAACEPYASVSSAVAPGRYRELGVAARDAATAALTVLKGHVDSLAPEAAHDAEGALRVDLYLRELDALMAGRAPEPQSSSRDTYMAATVRLLRRRFPGEKIVLMLHNGHLQRVPFSPMPGMTAPSAGTHLAAELGDRYFALALTAVSGTTTGLAPDPAYPLGFRMFEQALGEPAEGSVEAVLASRAPCVAEHPAASGIRHAHTAVPVDVASAFDAVVCLEKQETIFRSAAE